Part of the Triticum urartu cultivar G1812 chromosome 2, Tu2.1, whole genome shotgun sequence genome, ACTAATGATGCATGTTTGGATCAAGTATTTCCCCCTGCTCAAGATGATTCCTACATGTGCTGAGAATGGCGGACTTTCGTTATCAATCTGAAGTACAAGAAAAAAAGAGATGTTTCTTCTGTCCATTTTCCCATTTTTTTTGGGGTTTTCCCATATTCTTTTCATGAATATGATAAAAGGAAATGTAATGCGAAAGCATTTATCTGAGTGGGTCAGCTCTAACTTGAAACAAACATGCCCTACAAGTGGACTGCAATCGAACAATTTAAATTTATCAGATGCTTCTTTATTCAATTTGTGTTCAAATATTTCTAATTGCTCTTTTGTCGAGATGGACGGGTGTGGCAACACGCTTTCTTGTTCTAATGTGTTTTGTGCGATATATTGCTATGCTCATCCACAAGACAAGGTccttattttgatttagttttccAAGCACATCTGTAAACACTGTGGAGTGGGGAAACGTTTTCACCCGGCGGACCGACTGAAACTTCGGCCGGTCGCGCGCGGGCCGTGCGTTTCGTTTCGATCGTGCGTCTGGCACCCCACCCGCTGCGTTAGACACAGACCCACACATCACAGTTTTTTTTTCTGGTCGTCTTCTTCCACAAACGCATCGCAACCTTATCTACTCCCCCATGATCCCCTGAGCCGTTTCTCGCTCCGCCGGTCCGCCACGGCTTCACGGCGAGCTCCACCACCGGAGCGACCTCTCCTATATCCCTTTTTTTTTCTTCCTTCCCGGCGAACTCTTCCTCCCACCTCCCACAGATTCCATGTCGTCGTCCTCACATCCTCCCTGCTCCTGACGACCCCTAACTCCTTGGAGTTAGACACGAAACGGCCTGGGGCGGCGAGCCTAGGTGCTGTGAACCACCGGCCGCCGAAGTTTTATGATGAGATGGCCGAGATGACCATCTCCGGCAATGGTAAACAACCGATCAGACGGTGTTGCAACCATTGTCGGTTTTTGCTACGACCAGCCACAAATTTTGCTACAACCAACTGGCCACTCTGCCTCTCATGACAGTGACGACAATGTTTTTTGCTACAACCATAATCTAATTTTGCTACGACCGCTAATTTTTTTTTTTGCTACAACCAAATGGCCATACCGTGCCTCGCGACGGGGAGACGGCCGTTTATGTTGTAACCGCCGTTTACTTTTGCTACTACCCGGTGATACAATTTGCTACTATCGGCGAGAATGAATTTTTGCTGCCACCATCTACTTTTTCTACTACTGGTGAGGGCAAATTTTTGCTGCAACCGCGGTCTATCACCATCTACTTTTTGCTACTACCGCTGGGGTCAATTTTTTTCCTACAACCAGCAATGAAAATGTTGCGATCGACACACACGACGAGCTACAATCAATGCGGCGACCATTTTTTGTTGCAACCATCGTTGTCGTTTGCTACAACCAACAACAAAAAAAGCTACCTCTGACGACATGATTTGCTGCAATGGCAACACCGAAGTTTTGTGGTGGCGACCGAGGTGTTGTGTTTTTGCTGCAACCGGAAGCATGAAAAGCTACCACCGGCGGTCATTTATCTACAACCGGCAACGAAAAAGCTACAATCGAATATGTGATTTGCTGCAACGGCCACGACGGAATTTGtggtggcgacggcggcgctGAGATTTTTGCTGCAACCGGCAGCGGGAAAAGCTACAACCGGTGTCATGTCTTGCTACTCCCGGCAAAACCCGACGAAGGTTGAAGCAAATCGTGGTCGCCACGGTGACTGTCGACATGAATGGTTGTAGCAATTCCTGTCACCGGTCGTAGCAAAAATGAACAATGGTTGAAGCAAAATATATCTGCACGTGGATGATGAAGGAGAAAGGAATGGTTGGGTGTGGCCATGGCGACAGGGctgcggcgaggggcggcggcggagctaCAACCTGAGCTTCACCCGTCGCTGTTGAGAGCTACAACCGTAGGTGTAGCTGTTTCATGGGTCAACGCGGCGACGAGGATGAACGACGTAGGTGGGGACCGGCGACGAGAACGCCGGCGAGGATGGGGACCGGCGACGAGGACGGCCGGCGGGTGGGGACCGGGCGACGAGGTCAGACACCGGAGGGGAGAGGATGCGTGCACCGAGAGGGAGATGCGAATCCAGCGAGAGAAAGAAGAAGCTGCGAGGCAAACCCTTTTTTTCCAGATCCAATGGCCCACGCGGCTCAAATCCAATGATCCTGACGCAACCGGCAAAACAGTACAGTGTGTCAATCGTGTGGAGCCCTAGGCATGTGTTTCTTAAGTCAACGTCCAATTCCCTCgcaaaataaaaataagtcaacGTCCAATGCCCATTGGAACATACTGTATCCCAGGAGTAGAGTTCACTACGAGTCTACGAGAATATATTTTTGAAGTGATACAGTTCATTCATCACGAATGTTTTCttttgcaatgccgaagaaataAACAGATTTGTTCCCGTAGAGCAATACACTGACTCTGATTGTGTCCCTTCACTGTGCCGGTGCCGGCATGTTGAGTGCCTTCCCCACCGTGAACCCGCCGTCGACGACGAGGTTGTGGCCGTTGACGTACTTGGAGTCGTCGGACGCCAGGTACAGCGCCGCCTTGGCGATGTCCTCCACCTCCAGCACCACCCCTTCCATCTCGTTGATGTCGCTCTCCACGATCCGGCGGTGCTCCTCGCCGCTCGCCTCCGGGTGCCACTCCTCCAGGATGCGCAACACCAGCGGCGTCAGGATGTAGTAGGGCGAGATGGCGTTGACGCGCACGCCCGAGCGCGCCAGCTCCCCGGCCACCGAGCGCACGAGCCCCACCACCGCCGCCTTGGAGACGCTGTACGGGTGCGCCGTCATCTGGCCCAGCACGCCGGCGATGCTGGCCGTGCAGATGATGCTGCCGCTGCGGCGCGGCGCCATGACGCGGGCCGCGTGCTTGACCCCGGCCATGACGCCCCGTGTATTGATCGCCATGACGGCGTCGAAGTCGGCGAGGTCGAGCGCACCCAGCTCAGGCCGCGCCAGGGAGCCCACGATGCCGGCGTTGTTGAGCATGATGTCGAGCTTGCCGTGGCGGGCCACGGCGAGGTCCACCGCCGCGGCGACCTGCGCCCTCGTCGGTGACGTCGCAGCGGGTGTAGGACGCGGAGTCGGCCGCCAGGGCGCGGCCCAGGTCGTCCTGGACGTCGGCGAGCACGACCTTGGCGCCGTTCCTGACGAACTCCGCGGCCGTCGCCTTGCCGATGCCGCTAGCGGCGCCGGTGATCACCGCCACCTGGCCGGCCAACCTCTGGGAGCCCGTGGCCGTGGAGTAGCCGCACTGGCCGGCGAGGCCAGCCACCGCCGCAGGCGCAGCGCGACGGCTCCCAGTCCtacaaaacacacacacacacacacacacacacacacacacacacacacacacacatcaggTTTAGCATGTAGAGCCCATTAGCACAAACATTACTCGGAATGCAGAGCCTGCCAGATCGATTATTTGACGCATCGTAGGTACCTCGGAACATCTTGCTGGTCTGTCGAGCTCCTGCCTTCCGTCGATGTGGCAAATGTGACCTGCATCGTACCTGACCAGCCGTTATTTAACGAGACGCCGGCCAGAAAATTCACCTCGTGGCTGGCGCGACACGTGAGTCCATGTGCCCACAGCGCATCCAAGTGCGCCAGTTgcgttttcttttcttttagcCTCTTTTTTTTTAAACTTCGGTCGCTTTATTGGATCAAAGAACTGTTACATCGTCCACCAAACCTTTTACAATTAAAACCTGCGGTTTTTCGACCCACGGCAAAGGGGCCGACCTCGGTAGCCTAGCTAATTCGTGAGAAACAGAGTTTGCCTCTCTGAGGCAGTTAACAAAAGAAACCGAAGTATAGCCTATAATAAGGACCAAACAATCCGAATAGATCACAGCTGCGCCTGAATCCATAAAACCTCCATTCTTCATAGTATTGATCACCTCGAGACAGTCCGACTCGACCACCAACTTGCTTATCCCCAGCTGTTGCGCCAGTAGCAGCCATGTCGTAGTGCATACGCTTCCGCCGTCCCTCCATCCGCAACATGCTCTAGCTTTTCATTTGACGCCGCGACGAAGCCACCCTCATGGTCAtgtagaacaacacctacagcaccCTGGAGGGAATGTGCGCTGAAAGCTGCATCTACGTTTAACTTCACAAAACCTTTAAGTGGCTTTCTCCAACCATCTTTCCTTGGTTCTGAACTCTTTTTCATGGCCTTCAAATAGTTTGCCGGTAGCGCCGCGATCGACAGTGCTGATCGAGCCGGGGCCTGCACTTCCTCCCCATGGACATGTTGTCGTCGTTCCCACCATATATACCAGATGCCCACAAGGATTAGAGCTTAGGCAAAAACATCTGGTATTTGACTATCACGTGCAGGAACACATAAAATATAGTCCAGAGCCGCTGATCCCGCCCTATCTGTCAAACACGCCTCTTCTATGAACTTGTCCAGCTTGAGGCACCTCCAGATTTCAACTGCACTCGGACAAGTGAAAAGTGAATGCATGATGTCCTCACATCCACCAGCGCACATAGGGCAACTGTCGTCCGTGTCAATATTACATTTGTGGAAGAAGGTTTTAGTCAGTTGTAAGAAGGTTGTCAATCTGGTTTTTGGGAAAGCTTCACGAACCTTTCGCCGGTTTTAGCTGGCTTTTTTTTAACTGGCATCTTtactttttttttcattttcactTTTGGTTTTTTTATTTGTCTTATTTTCTACATTACATTTTCCttttaaatttgtgaacatttttgaatttttttaaaattgaaATAGCATTTGTAAAATTCTGGAATTATTTTTTGAATGCACAAAATTTTATAAGTTTGGGTGCATTATTTTATTTCACGAATATTTTCTAACTTCACAAAAAATTGAACTCGCAAATAATTTTGAACCATCACCATTATTTCAAATTTGTGATCATTTTTCAAAATCTGCAAACTTTTTTGAATTCACAAACATCTTTTAAATTCATAGATTTTGTAAAATTCTTGTAAATATTCAAATTCACAGacatttttaaaattcatgatttttttgaaattttgaacaattttctaaatttttgaaattattttgaaCTCAAGGATATTTTAAAAATTCACAAAGGTTTTTAAATTTTTCTGATCCGCAAACACATTTTTCAAAAATTTATTTAAATTTGCAAATATTTTCCAATTGAGGAACATCTGTTTAATTCACGAATATTTTTCTCAGTATGGTTTTGTTTCGGTTATGAAATGTATCTAGTGAGATGCTAGATAGTAACCTTACTTTGTGCATATATTTTCGATTACTCGTTTGTTCAAATGGACGGGTGCGACAACACGCGCCTTCATGTGCTAGTGTTCTTTGTGTCATATATCATTGTGCTCATCTACAAGACAAGGTGCTTATTTCGATTTTATTTTTGGAAGCACATCTCTAAACACCTTGAACGGTACATGGCCTAGCGATGTGATTTTTGTGCTTATTAAGCACTTGGGTGGAGTGTGTCAATCGTCTGGAGCCCCAGGCAAGATTTTCTTTTAAAGTGATACAgttcattcatcattcatcacgaAGGTTTTCTTTTGCAACTCTGAAGAAATAGATAGATTTGTTTCGGTACAGCAAATACGACACTCATAATCGCACAAGACATCGCCGAGAGCCCATGAGGTGTTCGTCTGATGATTTCTGACCGTGTCCTTCACTGTGCCGGTGCCGGCATGTTGGGCGCCTTCCCCACCGTGAACCCGCCGTCGACGACGAGGTTGTGGCCGTTGACGTACTTGGAGTCGTCGGACGCCAGGTACAGCGCCGCCTTGGCGATGTCCTCCACCTCCAGCACCACTCCTTCCATCTCGTTGATGTCCCCCTCCACGATCCGCCGGTGCTCCTCGCCGCTCGCGTCAGGGTACCACTCCTCCAGGATGCGCTTCACCAGCGGCGTCAGGATGTAGTTGGGCGAGATGGCGTTGACGCGCACGCCCGAGCGCGCCAGCTCCCCGGCCACGGAGCGCACGAGCCCCACCACCGCGAACTTGGAGACGCTGTACGGGTGCGGCGTCAGCTGGCCCAGCACGCCGGCGATGCTGGCCGTGCAGATGATGCTGCCCGCGCGGCGCGGCGCCATGACGCGGGCCGCGTGCTTGACCCCGGCCATGACGCCCCGGGTGTTGATCGCCATGACGGCGTCGAAGTCGGCGAGGTCGAGCGCGCCCAGCTCGGGCCGCGCCAGGGAGCCCACGATGCCGGCGTTGTTGAGCATGATGTCGAGCTTGCCGTGGCGGGCCACGGCGAGGTCGACCACCGCGGCAACCTGCGCCTCGTCGGTGACGTCGCAGCGGGTGTAGGACGCGGAGCCGGCGCCGAGCTCGGCCGCCAGGGCGCGGCCCAGGTCGTCCTGGACGTCGGCGAGCACGACCTTGGCGCCGTTCCTGACGAACTCCGCGGCCGTCGCCTTGCCGATGCCGCTAGCGGCGCCGGTGATCACGGCCACCTTACCAGCCAGCCTCTGGGAGCCCGAGGCCGTGGAGTAGCCGCAGTGGCCGGCGAAGCCGCCCGCCGCAGCACGACGGCCCTCGCCCCTGCAACACTCACACACAGCATAATCAGCATGCAACCAGAAACCATTACCAGAGAACACATTTGTGCTACCAGATCGGTTCGCCGTGGCTCGGAGCGCATCGTACCTGAGGACGACCTGCATCGCTCGGAACATCTTGCTGATCTGTCTCCGTCGCCGTGGCAAATGTGACCTGCATCGTACCTGAGCCGCCGTTATTTAACGAGACGCCGGCCCGGCCGTACGTCGCGCCGTCGCGCGCTCTGGATCATTGACATGACGGCCTGTGAGCTGTGACTGGGCAAGCTGGCATCACCCACGATCACGTTATCTCGACTCGATCTGCAGAGCGGTGAGAGATGAGTTGGGCGGCGACAGAAAATTCACCTCGCGGCTCGCGCGTG contains:
- the LOC125541062 gene encoding momilactone A synthase-like, whose translation is MFRAMQVVLRGEGRRAAAGGFAGHCGYSTASGSQRLAGKVAVITGAASGIGKATAAEFVRNGAKVVLADVQDDLGRALAAELGAGSASYTRCDVTDEAQVAAVVDLAVARHGKLDIMLNNAGIVGSLARPELGALDLADFDAVMAINTRGVMAGVKHAARVMAPRRAGSIICTASIAGVLGQLTPHPYSVSKFAVVGLVRSVAGELARSGVRVNAISPNYILTPLVKRILEEWYPDASGEEHRRIVEGDINEMEGVVLEVEDIAKAALYLASDDSKYVNGHNLVVDGGFTVGKAPNMPAPAQ